GGAGAAACAAAGCACGTGGCGGTGCAAATCGGCCAGCCCTTTCCCATTACATTGTGGGAGGACCGGACACGGGGCGAGCAGTGGGTGCCAACCTACGATACGGCAGCCGTAGCGCTGGTCAGCGATGACTATCACCGCGTAGCTGGAAATAACGCTGTGGACAACGGCACGCGGGTCTTCGCCTTCCGGGCACTCGGCCCCGGTGCGCACAAGATTCTGTTCGAAAAGCGCATGGGCTGGAAATTCACTGCCGAAGACCGCCGGGTGTTTCTCGTCACCGCGACGGACGGCTCGACACGCGGTTCGTGACGCGTGCAGCAGAGCTTGTAAGGCAGGCGCAGTTTCCTTCACGCGCTTCACGAGATACGAGCGACGAGAGGCGCAATCATGCCGGACATTGGGTTCGTCAACGGCCGCTTCAGTCCGCTCGCGGAAGCGACCGTCTCTGTGGAAGACCGCGGCTTCCAGTTCGGCGACGGCATCTACGAAGTCCTCCGCACCTACCACGGCATGCTCTTTCATCTCGATGCGCACCTGGCCCGGCTGGAGCGCAGCGCGCAGGCCATCGAACTGCCGCTGCTCTGGACGCGTTCACAGTGGGCGGCCTATGTACAGGAAGGCGTCACACGCGCCGGCTACCCTGAGAGCAAGGTTTACCTGCAACTGACACGCGGGGCGGCGCCGCGCGACCATGCTTTCCCGGTCTCAGCGAACCCGACCGCCGTCATAACCGTGCG
Above is a genomic segment from Nitrospira sp. containing:
- a CDS encoding protease inhibitor I42 family protein, translated to MAASDGPAGETKHVAVQIGQPFPITLWEDRTRGEQWVPTYDTAAVALVSDDYHRVAGNNAVDNGTRVFAFRALGPGAHKILFEKRMGWKFTAEDRRVFLVTATDGSTRGS